Genomic window (Ananas comosus cultivar F153 linkage group 16, ASM154086v1, whole genome shotgun sequence):
GATGACACCTTTCCCTGATCATGAGAAGGGACTGTATACTTCTGATCTTTAAGACCTAAAGAAGTTTCTGCAAGCAAATCATCAAGTGAATCATCAAAAGGAGATGTTCCATTTTTTGGTTTATTCGATGTCGAGTCATTGATGATATTTGGCTCCAAAGAAGAATGAGAGGGGATATTCGTGGAAGAAAGGGAAGTTTCCGCAAGCAAGCCATCAAGGGCATCATCAAGAGAAGACATTGCCGTCAATCGCGAGTTGCTAGTTCTTTGATGAGTAGATGGTGGAATCATGTCATACGATGAGTTAACTTTCATACTCGAAGAAGTTGAAGTCTCTTCTATTGGTATATCTGCAAAAGAGCTAGAGAGACTAGTTTCGCTGAATGAATTGAGAAGCATGTCAagttctgcttctgctgctgccgCCTCAAAAGCAGATGGTCGGTTCTGTTCTTTCTCTGGAACTCTATCTTCAGAACTTGGCAAAATCAAGCCAATTGCTTCTGTGGAACCAGAAGTGGTCAGCAGTTGAGACTTCTCCTTTGATGGAATTCCACTGGGCTCGTTATCAGTGTTAGGATTGTTAGCATAGTTCATGCTAGATAAATCTTTTTCTGACTCTGCATTTCTCTGAAATACTGGTTGAGAAAAGCCATGTTTAATCTCACTAGCTATTGACGTTTCTGATTGCGGAGGTTTCTCATAGTCCTTTGATCCATCGGTTAACTGCAGTAAATTAGACAAAAAGGATCATAAGGCAAACcgcccaaaaaaagaaaaaaaatcaaatctgGTAAAGGTATAAATATCTGATCAGTACATGACGATCAAGTTCTCTTAACCAACAATATTAGAAGCATAAGAGATCAATTAGAAGAACAATTTTCACTCTTTACAATAGAGATGGCTCGATAGGCAAAGCTCACCCTAGGATTTCTAGAAGCCAGCGATGTAGATGAAAATATACATCTACCTAATCTCAGCCATCAAAGCGTTTACCAGGTCAAGGTGAACATCACTTAAAAGATGAGAAAGCACCGACGACACAATAGACTATAATCAACAGTCATTTCAACATCAGTCTTTATAAATTGATGCCGAAGTATTCACCACGTCATACAAGATGATAGAGTATCGCTGTGAAAGTCATAAAACCAATAGGCAGGTAGATTTATTTACCTTCATAGTAACAGTTAAGGGGCATGCCAAAAATATGGAATCCCTCTAGAAAATTCTCCAGACACAAGAATAGTCTAGGCAACGAATATATAAAcaacataattaaaatatgCTATATCGAGTTACTGTACTATGAAATACCATGGTCTCACAAATCGAATGGTTTTTCTCGCCAAGGAATAGTCTGTCTCTCTAAAAGGTTAACTTATCACCTACCAATCTTTCAATAGGCGACATTCTATAGCTTATTAGAGTATTTCACTGAAATTTACTTCACACATTCACACTTCACAAAACGAGAATATTGTACGAGTCATCCTTTTCAAAAAAGAACCCATGCATTAACTTTCAGGCATGATTTTGGATTTACATTGCTTGTACAAGAGACTTTAGCTTAAAAGATAGTAATATGAAAGTACTATTAACAATTTACATTTGTAGCAATTCACATTTACCACCAGTTTGGATTACCTTAAAATACAATTGTCCACGAATTCTTGCGTTACTTGTGAAACATGCAAGATTTTCTATGCAGTAGTTTTGAAGTTGTCTCTGGAAAGTGAAATCTATGCACTTATAACACCTCAGCATGGTCGgagaaaacaaaaggaaattCCAGCCTCTGTTGTTTAATTTGGTAGATATTGTTGTGATAAATTATCTCCAACCCTTCTCTTTGTAATCTACTGTCCCACATTCCCACCAGCCCCGATGTCACTATATTCACTATCCACCTGCCCTCACTATGTAAACCCTTTGCCCCCCTCATCACTTGCCATATAGACTACCACCTCGTACACTGCATCAACTACCCACTTAGCCCTACACTTTTTGATGCAATCCATTTTTTGTTTAGATTTGCATAGCTCTAGGCAAGTCAAATTGAGTCCAACACAGCCAACGGACAGAGTTGTGGACTAGCTAAATCCTTTCAGGGACTTCTTTTGCCTCGAGTTGTGCCCCACTTTACTCAATATTGTTAACAAAGAAATAGATACTAATCGAGCTTCAACACTATCAATTAACCATTCAAACCACTCATCCAAATATGCACGATATTTTTCTTATCTGTTTATAGTAAGGCTGAAGATTTGACAGCACTCTAAAGCAACTGGGGCTTTACAGGACACAAAAGCTAGGTCATGCTTTCTTCAA
Coding sequences:
- the LOC109722047 gene encoding cell wall protein RBR3 isoform X3 — encoded protein: MEERGTLRTISSSSSSPEPSPSAPSSYISSASSSGEEARSERKRSENPSAMDPKATAKSKRIHSQHGRRNHPTPSSIAQRKKPSSSTPGAAEEKPRRPRAAPALPSNWDRYDADADAEDGGGGGGGAEGAAVADKSSEVAPKSKGADFGYLIEEARSQPQEIRGVVGLGFSSEELPFVSPDLMQGRSSILSVKGEGLLSWCQDDNFIVDDDTSSGYELTDGSKDYEKPPQSETSIASEIKHGFSQPVFQRNAESEKDLSSMNYANNPNTDNEPSGIPSKEKSQLLTTSGSTEAIGLILPSSEDRVPEKEQNRPSAFEAAAAEAELDMLLNSFSETSLSSSFADIPIEETSTSSSMKVNSSYDMIPPSTHQRTSNSRLTAMSSLDDALDGLLAETSLSSTNIPSHSSLEPNIINDSTSNKPKNGTSPFDDSLDDLLAETSLGLKDQKYTVPSHDQGKVSSVNHSSSSLLTRPADDIDSWLDSL
- the LOC109722047 gene encoding suppressor protein SRP40 isoform X4, producing MEERGTLRTISSSSSSPEPSPSAPSSYISSASSSGEEARSERKRSENPSAMDPKATAKSKRIHSQHGRRNHPTPSSIAQRKKPSSSTPGAAEEKPRRPRAAPALPSNWDRYDADADAEDGGGGGGGAEGAAVADKSSEVAPKSKGADFGYLIEEARSQPQEIRGVVGLGFSSEELPFDLMQGRSSILSVKGEGLLSWCQDDNFIVDDDTSSGYELTDGSKDYEKPPQSETSIASEIKHGFSQPVFQRNAESEKDLSSMNYANNPNTDNEPSGIPSKEKSQLLTTSGSTEAIGLILPSSEDRVPEKEQNRPSAFEAAAAEAELDMLLNSFSETSLSSSFADIPIEETSTSSSMKVNSSYDMIPPSTHQRTSNSRLTAMSSLDDALDGLLAETSLSSTNIPSHSSLEPNIINDSTSNKPKNGTSPFDDSLDDLLAETSLGLKDQKYTVPSHDQGKVSSVNHSSSSLLTRPADDIDSWLDSL